A section of the Polycladomyces subterraneus genome encodes:
- the iolG gene encoding inositol 2-dehydrogenase, producing the protein MGDVRCAVVGLGRLGSRHAYNLAKNVKGASLVAVADVLPESAEKTARELGVPEWTTDAEAVIQRADIDAVVIVTSTDMHAPLAKKAAEAGKALFIEKPLSLDMEESRAIVEAVEKAGVYCEVGFMRRFDPAYQEAKRRIAAGDIGRPLYFKAVSRDPQAPPESYIPRSGGIFVDMTIHDYDLARFLMEREVTEVTAMGSIVHSKEMEKYDDVDTAVTYLRFEDGAAGDIESTRNSFYGYDIRTEIIGTEGSLIISGVQRHPRVQVWKPGSGTYEIEPGFLERFEMAYLAEMVSFIERVREGGTPAVSVRDALAAQAIAVAADRSYREKRSVSVEAVSVTA; encoded by the coding sequence ATGGGCGATGTTCGCTGTGCGGTGGTGGGATTGGGACGTCTCGGTTCACGCCATGCTTACAACTTGGCGAAAAACGTGAAAGGGGCATCATTGGTCGCGGTAGCGGACGTATTGCCTGAATCGGCGGAGAAAACAGCGCGGGAATTGGGTGTGCCCGAGTGGACGACGGACGCTGAGGCAGTGATACAGCGTGCGGACATCGATGCAGTGGTGATCGTCACTTCCACGGACATGCATGCACCGTTGGCCAAAAAGGCGGCCGAAGCAGGGAAAGCGCTTTTCATTGAAAAGCCGCTCAGCCTGGATATGGAAGAATCACGTGCCATCGTAGAGGCGGTGGAGAAAGCGGGCGTATATTGCGAAGTTGGGTTCATGCGCCGGTTTGATCCCGCATATCAGGAAGCGAAACGGCGGATTGCCGCTGGTGACATCGGTCGCCCGCTCTACTTCAAGGCGGTCAGCCGTGATCCGCAAGCGCCCCCGGAAAGCTACATTCCGCGAAGCGGCGGGATCTTCGTCGACATGACCATCCACGATTACGATCTGGCCCGTTTTCTGATGGAACGGGAAGTGACTGAAGTGACGGCGATGGGAAGCATCGTCCACTCGAAAGAAATGGAGAAATACGATGATGTTGATACGGCGGTCACCTATCTTCGGTTTGAGGACGGTGCCGCAGGAGACATCGAATCCACCCGTAACTCCTTCTACGGTTACGACATCCGCACTGAAATCATCGGAACGGAAGGGAGCCTGATCATTTCCGGGGTTCAGCGCCATCCACGGGTGCAGGTGTGGAAGCCGGGTTCCGGCACCTACGAGATCGAGCCGGGATTTTTGGAGCGGTTCGAGATGGCGTATCTGGCGGAGATGGTCTCCTTCATTGAGCGGGTCCGAGAGGGCGGAACACCGGCAGTCAGTGTGCGCGACGCATTGGCGGCGCAGGCCATCGCCGTTGCAGCTGACCGGTCGTATCGGGAGAAACGGTCCGTTTCAGTGGAAGCGGTTTCGGTGACGGCATAA
- the iolE gene encoding myo-inosose-2 dehydratase, with amino-acid sequence MATWYNVRLGISPINWINDDMNDLGDFYELETVLSDMRSLGFSGTEMGRKYPRDPGRLKALLARYGLVLTGAWKTVQFSTSSDPEQELAEFQVHVQFLKQMGAQHAVVCEGGGSLHWDARGHRRQVEKWDDEAWMRVAAGLNRAGEYARRHGVRLVYHPHFGTNVETPEEIDRLMALTDPEVVWLLADTGHIRAGGGDPVQVIEKHISRVGYLHLKDVRPEVLHVVRKEGHSFLDGVRMGMFTVPGDGCIDFGTVFDVLRKHGYQGWMILEAEQDPVKADPVVYARKAKALIQQWMEGVAEVSEKQ; translated from the coding sequence ATGGCAACGTGGTACAATGTGCGGCTGGGCATTTCACCGATCAACTGGATTAACGATGATATGAACGACCTGGGCGATTTTTATGAGCTGGAAACGGTGTTGTCCGACATGCGTTCGCTCGGTTTTTCGGGAACGGAAATGGGACGGAAGTATCCGCGGGATCCTGGCCGTTTGAAAGCGCTTTTGGCTCGATACGGGCTGGTGTTGACGGGGGCGTGGAAAACGGTGCAGTTCAGCACTTCAAGTGACCCGGAGCAGGAACTGGCGGAGTTTCAGGTTCACGTGCAATTTCTCAAACAAATGGGTGCCCAGCACGCAGTCGTATGTGAGGGCGGAGGCAGTTTGCACTGGGACGCCCGTGGCCATCGCCGTCAAGTGGAGAAATGGGATGACGAGGCGTGGATGCGGGTGGCGGCGGGATTGAATCGTGCGGGGGAATATGCCCGACGGCACGGGGTGCGGTTGGTGTATCATCCGCATTTCGGGACCAATGTGGAAACTCCTGAGGAGATCGACCGACTGATGGCCCTGACCGATCCGGAGGTAGTATGGCTGTTGGCGGATACGGGACACATCAGGGCCGGCGGCGGCGATCCCGTACAGGTGATCGAAAAGCATATCTCCCGAGTAGGCTACCTGCATCTAAAAGATGTGCGGCCTGAAGTGCTACATGTGGTGCGTAAGGAGGGACATTCCTTCCTGGATGGCGTTCGGATGGGGATGTTTACGGTACCAGGAGATGGATGCATTGACTTCGGCACGGTATTTGACGTGCTCCGCAAACACGGCTATCAGGGTTGGATGATTTTGGAGGCGGAGCAGGACCCGGTCAAGGCGGATCCGGTGGTTTACGCACGGAAAGCCAAAGCGTTGATTCAACAATGGATGGAAGGGGTGGCGGAAGTGAGCGAGAAACAATAG
- a CDS encoding LacI family DNA-binding transcriptional regulator encodes MKATIYDIAKATGVSIATVSKVLNNTGRISEATRKKVLNAIEELGYEKSAIASALAGKNTYTIGFLLPDINNPFFAEVARGAEDAAFERGYSVLICSTDHREEKERSYLKTLRHKRMDGLVIATGTTPRETLEELMDEGVRIVLMSREIPGALIGSVMVDNHRGGQLAAEHLLSLGHRKIGLIMEPLSIGSAHDIFRGFQKAAEGTDAELFVSKETGFGIEAGARLAGEMLARHEVTALFAANDELAVGVLQACRERGIRVPEDLSVVGYDNTILSRIVTPALTTVAQPIYELGRRTVHLLMDGIENENQPKNREVLEPRLIVRESTAPPPIHR; translated from the coding sequence ATGAAGGCGACGATTTACGACATTGCTAAAGCGACGGGTGTGTCGATCGCGACAGTTTCCAAGGTACTCAACAATACGGGGCGAATCAGTGAAGCAACGCGGAAAAAGGTGCTCAATGCCATCGAAGAGCTGGGGTACGAGAAAAGCGCGATTGCCTCTGCTCTGGCGGGCAAAAACACGTATACGATCGGGTTTTTACTGCCGGACATCAACAACCCCTTTTTTGCCGAAGTGGCCCGCGGTGCGGAAGATGCCGCATTTGAACGGGGATACAGTGTGCTGATCTGTAGCACGGATCACCGAGAGGAAAAGGAACGGTCCTACCTGAAGACGCTACGGCACAAACGGATGGACGGTCTGGTGATCGCCACCGGTACGACACCGCGGGAAACGTTGGAAGAGCTGATGGACGAAGGGGTTCGTATCGTGCTGATGTCCCGTGAAATCCCCGGTGCGTTGATCGGTTCTGTGATGGTGGATAACCACCGCGGCGGACAATTGGCAGCTGAACATCTTCTTTCTCTGGGTCACCGGAAAATCGGGCTGATTATGGAGCCGCTCTCCATCGGTTCCGCTCACGACATCTTTCGTGGGTTTCAAAAGGCGGCGGAGGGGACGGATGCTGAATTGTTTGTCTCCAAAGAGACGGGATTTGGTATTGAAGCAGGCGCCCGTCTGGCAGGAGAGATGCTGGCCCGCCATGAGGTGACCGCCTTGTTTGCCGCCAACGACGAATTGGCAGTGGGCGTATTGCAAGCGTGCCGGGAACGGGGGATTCGTGTGCCGGAGGATCTCTCGGTTGTCGGTTATGACAATACGATTTTATCCCGGATCGTGACGCCGGCTTTGACAACGGTGGCTCAGCCGATCTACGAATTGGGCCGACGCACCGTGCATCTGTTAATGGACGGCATCGAAAACGAAAACCAGCCGAAGAACCGTGAGGTACTGGAGCCCCGATTGATCGTCCGCGAATCGACCGCACCGCCACCAATCCACAGGTGA
- the iolD gene encoding 3D-(3,5/4)-trihydroxycyclohexane-1,2-dione acylhydrolase (decyclizing), with amino-acid sequence MKTVRLTMAQALLKFLDSQYVEVDGREYKFVRGVMGIFGHGNVNGIGQALEQGDTSLPFIQGHNEQGMVHAAIAYAKQKNRLQIWACTSSIGPGALNMVTGAATATVNRIPVLLLPGDIFATRQPDPVLQQIECPSDYTVSANDAFKPVSKYWDRITRPEQLMKACINAMRVLTDPVETGAVTLALPQDVQAEAYDYPISFFKKRVHVIDRRPLSVSARNRAVELISWSKRPLIIAGGGVHYADAQQELAQFAEQFGIPVAETQAGKSALPWDHPLYVGGMGVTGSKAANVLAREADLVIGVGTRFSDFTTASKTAFSPEASFLSINVNAMDAVKMNATAILADAREALRSLREALAERGYRSDYAPDYIRTLKSEWDAEVDRLYELASDKGLTQTQVLGEINRFVRSDDIIVAAAGGLPGDLHRLWRCREPKTYHMEYGFSCMGYEIAGAWGAKLAEPEREVYALVGDGSYLMLHSELITAVQEGKKITVLLLDNTGYQCIHQLQKGHGSEGFGNEFRFRSPETGQLTGPYLPIDFAAHARSMGLKAYTARTVEELRQALAQAREEQVSTLIDIKVLPGTGTGGYESWWRVDVAETSTSERVRQARAAFEERLKNATPW; translated from the coding sequence ATGAAAACGGTCCGACTGACCATGGCACAAGCATTGCTCAAATTCTTGGACAGTCAGTATGTGGAGGTCGACGGGCGGGAGTACAAATTTGTCCGGGGTGTCATGGGCATTTTCGGTCACGGAAATGTGAACGGCATAGGTCAGGCGTTGGAACAAGGTGACACGTCTCTCCCCTTCATTCAAGGGCATAACGAACAGGGAATGGTACACGCAGCCATCGCCTATGCCAAACAGAAAAACCGTCTCCAGATCTGGGCGTGCACCAGCTCAATCGGCCCCGGTGCGCTCAACATGGTGACCGGAGCGGCGACGGCGACGGTCAACCGCATTCCGGTCCTGCTGTTGCCGGGCGACATTTTCGCCACTCGGCAACCCGATCCGGTTCTGCAACAGATCGAATGCCCGTCGGATTATACCGTATCCGCCAATGATGCATTTAAACCGGTCAGCAAGTACTGGGATCGGATCACTCGACCGGAACAGCTGATGAAAGCGTGCATCAATGCGATGCGGGTGCTGACCGATCCGGTGGAAACGGGGGCTGTGACCCTGGCGTTGCCGCAGGACGTGCAGGCGGAGGCATACGACTATCCCATATCGTTCTTTAAAAAACGGGTTCATGTCATCGATCGCCGCCCGCTCTCCGTATCGGCGCGTAACCGGGCAGTTGAACTGATCTCGTGGAGCAAGCGGCCGTTGATCATTGCGGGCGGCGGGGTGCATTATGCAGACGCCCAACAGGAATTGGCCCAATTCGCCGAACAGTTTGGCATCCCTGTGGCAGAGACGCAAGCGGGCAAAAGTGCGCTCCCTTGGGATCATCCTCTCTATGTCGGAGGGATGGGCGTCACCGGTTCAAAAGCGGCCAATGTGCTGGCACGGGAAGCGGATCTCGTCATCGGTGTCGGTACGCGGTTCAGCGATTTTACCACCGCATCGAAAACGGCGTTTTCACCTGAAGCGTCCTTTTTGAGCATCAATGTGAACGCCATGGATGCTGTCAAGATGAACGCAACGGCCATTCTGGCCGATGCACGGGAAGCGCTGCGTTCGTTGCGGGAGGCATTAGCGGAGCGGGGATACCGTTCCGACTACGCTCCAGACTACATCCGCACGCTTAAATCGGAGTGGGATGCCGAAGTCGACCGTTTGTATGAACTAGCGTCGGACAAAGGGTTGACGCAGACACAGGTATTGGGTGAGATCAACCGTTTTGTACGTTCCGACGATATCATCGTTGCCGCCGCGGGCGGATTACCGGGCGATCTGCATCGTTTGTGGCGGTGTCGCGAGCCCAAGACGTATCACATGGAGTACGGATTTTCCTGCATGGGTTACGAGATCGCCGGGGCCTGGGGGGCTAAGCTGGCGGAACCGGAGCGGGAAGTCTACGCACTGGTGGGTGACGGCAGCTACCTGATGCTTCATTCTGAGCTGATCACAGCCGTGCAGGAAGGAAAGAAAATCACGGTGCTTTTGTTGGACAACACCGGGTACCAATGTATCCACCAATTGCAAAAAGGTCACGGATCAGAAGGGTTTGGCAACGAGTTCCGGTTCCGTTCACCGGAAACAGGGCAGTTGACGGGTCCCTATCTCCCGATCGATTTTGCTGCACACGCCCGGAGTATGGGGCTGAAAGCTTACACGGCCCGCACGGTGGAAGAATTGCGTCAGGCGTTGGCGCAAGCGCGGGAGGAGCAGGTCAGCACGCTGATCGACATCAAGGTGTTGCCGGGGACGGGAACTGGTGGATATGAGAGCTGGTGGCGTGTCGACGTGGCGGAAACGTCCACGAGCGAACGTGTCCGCCAAGCCCGGGCAGCTTTCGAGGAACGGTTGAAAAATGCAACGCCTTGGTAA
- the iolB gene encoding 5-deoxy-glucuronate isomerase, producing the protein MTRLIAKVNRNAPSTEPIVKVTPDSAGWTYTGFEVYRLKPGDRVAFACENRETAVIVLEGTCDVSVDERTFTDVGSRRSVFDDQSPEAVYSPPHRRIEITAKTLAEVAVATAVSEEGEGEARRITPSDIPYEHRGEGVTERHIRHILDEHHPARKLLLVEVVTPAGNWSSFPPHKHDEEIPGEEAYLEETYYYRFDPPNGHAWQRVYDKNTIDEVLTPTDGDVVLVPKGYHPVAAPPGFRTYYLNVMAGHNRKWAYRLDDDFAHIAPRDGNIMGRVEQKK; encoded by the coding sequence TTGACACGCCTGATTGCCAAAGTGAACCGTAATGCGCCGAGTACGGAGCCAATCGTGAAAGTCACACCGGACAGCGCCGGATGGACGTACACCGGGTTTGAAGTGTACCGGTTGAAACCGGGGGATCGCGTGGCGTTTGCCTGTGAAAACCGGGAGACGGCCGTGATTGTGCTGGAGGGAACCTGTGATGTGTCGGTGGATGAACGAACGTTTACCGACGTGGGGTCACGCCGATCTGTTTTCGATGATCAGTCACCGGAGGCAGTTTACAGTCCGCCCCATCGCCGTATTGAGATTACGGCCAAGACGCTGGCAGAGGTGGCGGTAGCCACCGCCGTTTCCGAAGAAGGGGAAGGCGAAGCCCGTCGTATCACTCCGTCCGACATTCCGTATGAGCACCGCGGCGAAGGAGTGACGGAACGGCACATCCGGCATATTCTCGATGAGCACCACCCCGCCCGCAAGTTGCTGCTGGTGGAAGTGGTGACCCCCGCGGGCAACTGGTCCAGTTTCCCTCCGCACAAGCACGACGAGGAGATTCCGGGGGAAGAGGCCTACCTGGAAGAGACGTATTACTACCGATTCGATCCCCCGAACGGGCACGCTTGGCAGCGAGTCTATGACAAAAACACCATAGATGAAGTGCTGACGCCGACGGACGGAGACGTCGTGCTGGTTCCCAAGGGGTACCATCCCGTAGCTGCCCCACCCGGATTTCGGACTTACTATCTCAATGTGATGGCGGGACACAACCGGAAATGGGCCTATCGACTGGATGACGATTTCGCCCACATCGCACCCAGGGACGGCAATATCATGGGACGAGTGGAGCAAAAGAAGTAG
- a CDS encoding Cgl0159 family (beta/alpha)8-fold protein, with protein sequence MKTKQRISIGKWLLQARMETPERPLELAKQRKRRKDWQRDRLVILAVDHPARRELAAGGDPWAMSDREELLIRCAQVLMQPGVDGILATPDIMEELLLLNEWVVASGGPDFLSEKVLIGSMNRGGLSQTVFELDDFVTAYTAQWIERMNLDGGKLLLRVDSESREVARTLRYCFEALVDLAELSLPAFLEPLSVPLSTDDMVRLVGVASALGPTSCHRWLKLPMVPDFKRVARATTCPILLLGGKNPGGPDELVDNVERCMSAGENVRGLMIGRGVLYPKDGSEPAAVAAQLAAAVHGVKTREVIRWDEWKSTHWDG encoded by the coding sequence ATGAAGACCAAACAACGCATCTCAATCGGCAAGTGGTTGTTGCAGGCGCGGATGGAAACGCCGGAACGGCCGCTGGAGCTGGCGAAACAGCGAAAACGTAGGAAGGATTGGCAACGGGATCGCTTGGTCATCCTGGCTGTCGATCACCCCGCCCGTCGGGAATTAGCTGCCGGTGGGGACCCCTGGGCGATGTCCGATCGGGAGGAGCTCTTAATTCGCTGTGCCCAGGTGCTGATGCAGCCGGGGGTGGATGGCATCTTGGCGACACCCGACATAATGGAGGAACTGCTGTTGCTCAACGAATGGGTGGTCGCTTCCGGTGGGCCGGATTTCCTGTCGGAAAAAGTGTTGATCGGCTCGATGAACCGCGGTGGCTTGTCACAGACCGTATTTGAGCTGGACGATTTTGTCACGGCCTACACTGCACAGTGGATCGAACGCATGAACCTGGACGGAGGGAAGTTGCTGTTGCGGGTAGACTCGGAATCTCGTGAGGTTGCCCGCACCTTGCGCTATTGTTTCGAAGCGCTGGTCGATTTGGCCGAACTGTCGTTGCCAGCCTTTTTGGAGCCGTTGTCCGTACCGTTGTCGACCGATGATATGGTGCGTCTTGTCGGTGTAGCTTCGGCGCTGGGACCGACTTCCTGCCACCGTTGGCTGAAACTGCCGATGGTTCCTGATTTCAAACGTGTCGCCCGGGCGACGACATGTCCGATTTTGTTGCTGGGCGGCAAAAATCCGGGTGGCCCTGACGAGTTAGTCGACAATGTGGAAAGGTGTATGAGTGCCGGGGAAAACGTGAGGGGTCTGATGATCGGTCGCGGAGTCCTCTACCCAAAAGACGGATCTGAACCTGCTGCTGTAGCCGCTCAATTGGCTGCCGCCGTGCACGGGGTAAAAACACGGGAGGTGATTCGATGGGACGAGTGGAAGTCTACACATTGGGACGGTTAA
- the iolC gene encoding 5-dehydro-2-deoxygluconokinase, with product MGRVEVYTLGRLIVDLYANEIGVPLKDVCSFQKYLGGSAANTAVGLARLGAKVGLISRVGQDAFGQFLLERLQQEGVDTGMVRTDPVYPTGLAFAAPQPPQDSEVLFYRKPCADANVSIHDLDLNQLHQAKILVVACTALAVPAGREAALAALEANRDSGGVNVLDLDWRPMFWNYEEEARLYYRLALRMADVVLANEPELAFAGETDDPEQAAETILSTGVKEVVAKRGSDGVWYFSREERLKVPPVPVKVLNTLGAGDAFGAAYVYGLLQGWEVHRRLAFACAAGAIVVGRHSCSEAMPTLEEVENVLLHNQVTS from the coding sequence ATGGGACGAGTGGAAGTCTACACATTGGGACGGTTAATCGTTGACTTGTACGCAAATGAGATCGGGGTTCCCCTAAAAGACGTTTGTTCATTCCAAAAATACTTGGGTGGGTCTGCCGCTAACACCGCTGTCGGATTGGCCCGTCTGGGCGCCAAGGTCGGATTGATCAGCCGTGTGGGGCAGGACGCGTTCGGCCAGTTCCTGTTGGAACGTTTGCAACAGGAAGGTGTGGATACCGGTATGGTCCGGACAGACCCGGTGTATCCGACCGGTCTCGCATTCGCGGCGCCCCAACCACCGCAGGACTCCGAAGTATTGTTTTATCGGAAACCGTGTGCCGATGCCAATGTGTCGATCCACGATCTGGATCTGAATCAGCTGCATCAGGCGAAGATCCTTGTCGTCGCTTGCACGGCACTGGCTGTACCCGCCGGACGTGAGGCGGCGCTCGCTGCCCTGGAGGCGAATCGGGATTCCGGCGGGGTCAATGTGTTGGATCTCGACTGGCGACCGATGTTTTGGAATTACGAGGAGGAAGCACGTCTCTATTACCGGCTCGCCTTGCGGATGGCAGACGTCGTGCTGGCCAACGAACCGGAGCTGGCATTTGCTGGGGAAACCGACGATCCAGAACAGGCGGCAGAGACGATTTTGTCGACGGGAGTTAAAGAGGTGGTAGCCAAGCGCGGGAGTGACGGTGTTTGGTATTTCAGCCGGGAGGAACGTCTGAAAGTCCCGCCGGTACCAGTGAAGGTGCTCAACACGCTCGGAGCAGGTGACGCTTTTGGTGCCGCTTATGTGTATGGATTGTTGCAGGGATGGGAGGTTCATCGCCGGTTGGCGTTTGCCTGCGCTGCGGGAGCGATCGTGGTTGGGCGTCACAGTTGTTCGGAGGCGATGCCGACCCTGGAAGAAGTAGAGAATGTGTTGCTGCATAACCAGGTAACCAGTTGA
- a CDS encoding CoA-acylating methylmalonate-semialdehyde dehydrogenase translates to MPQTQTRTLRNFIGGQWVEAEVERLETVPNPATGETLAQVPLSGRSDLDRAVEAAKEAFRTWRKTPVPVRARILFKYHQLLMEHKEELARLITEENGKSYKEALGEVQRGIECVEFAVGAPTLMMGSTLSEIATDIESAMYRYPLGVVGGITPFNFPMMVPCWMFPLAIACGNTFVLKPSEKTPLSANRLAELFAEAGLPDGVLNVVHGAHDVVNGLLEHPDIRAISFVGSQPVAEYVYRTAAANGKRVQALAGAKNHSIVMPDADLEKAVPAIINAAFGSAGERCMACSVVVAVGDIADRLVDQLVQAANEIRIGNGLEPDVFLGPVIRDAHKERTVQYIVTGEREGAKLVRDGRNDAVDESGYFIGPTIFDEVKPGMKIWQDEIFAPVLSVVRVNTLDEAIEVANQSSFANGACIFTDSAKAIRQFREEIDAGMLGVNVGVPAPMAFFPFSGWKNSFYGDLHANGRDGVEFYTRKKMITQRHQ, encoded by the coding sequence ATGCCCCAAACGCAAACGCGTACGTTGCGCAACTTCATCGGCGGACAGTGGGTGGAGGCTGAGGTGGAGCGCCTTGAAACGGTTCCCAATCCGGCGACGGGGGAAACGCTCGCACAGGTCCCCTTGTCCGGGAGGAGTGATTTGGACCGAGCAGTGGAAGCTGCCAAGGAAGCGTTCCGCACATGGAGGAAAACGCCGGTACCGGTGCGTGCCCGCATCCTGTTCAAGTACCATCAACTGTTGATGGAGCACAAGGAAGAGTTGGCCCGCCTCATTACAGAAGAAAACGGCAAAAGCTACAAAGAGGCGCTGGGAGAAGTGCAACGAGGCATTGAATGCGTCGAGTTTGCGGTTGGCGCCCCAACGCTGATGATGGGAAGTACGCTATCCGAAATCGCCACCGATATCGAATCGGCGATGTATCGGTATCCGCTTGGCGTGGTCGGCGGGATCACCCCGTTCAACTTCCCGATGATGGTGCCATGCTGGATGTTTCCGCTCGCCATTGCCTGCGGCAACACGTTTGTGCTCAAGCCTTCTGAAAAAACGCCGCTGTCGGCCAACCGTCTCGCCGAGCTGTTCGCCGAAGCTGGATTGCCCGACGGTGTTCTCAACGTTGTTCACGGTGCCCACGACGTGGTGAACGGGTTGTTGGAACATCCGGACATTCGAGCGATCTCCTTCGTCGGTTCCCAACCTGTCGCCGAGTACGTGTACCGGACAGCGGCGGCCAACGGGAAGCGGGTGCAGGCCCTGGCGGGGGCCAAAAACCACTCGATTGTCATGCCAGATGCGGATTTGGAAAAGGCCGTGCCAGCCATCATCAACGCTGCATTCGGTTCCGCCGGGGAACGGTGCATGGCTTGCAGTGTCGTCGTGGCGGTAGGGGACATCGCTGATCGGTTGGTGGATCAACTGGTGCAGGCGGCGAATGAAATCCGCATCGGTAACGGTCTGGAACCTGACGTGTTCCTCGGTCCGGTCATCCGCGATGCACACAAGGAGCGGACGGTCCAATACATCGTCACGGGTGAAAGGGAAGGAGCCAAACTGGTCCGGGACGGCCGGAACGACGCGGTGGACGAATCCGGTTACTTTATCGGGCCGACGATTTTCGATGAGGTAAAACCCGGCATGAAGATCTGGCAGGATGAGATCTTTGCCCCCGTTCTGTCCGTGGTTCGGGTGAACACCTTGGATGAAGCGATCGAAGTGGCCAACCAATCTTCGTTTGCCAACGGCGCTTGCATTTTCACCGACAGTGCCAAAGCGATCCGCCAGTTCCGCGAAGAGATCGATGCGGGGATGCTCGGCGTTAACGTCGGGGTACCGGCACCGATGGCCTTCTTCCCCTTCTCCGGGTGGAAGAACAGCTTCTACGGTGACCTGCACGCCAATGGCCGCGACGGGGTGGAGTTCTATACCCGCAAGAAAATGATCACCCAGCGGCATCAGTGA